The following proteins are co-located in the Brachybacterium sacelli genome:
- a CDS encoding PD-(D/E)XK nuclease family protein → MRIEFGWSLDGASWADAGSGGSTGRVRQGPRGLVGLLQTRLGLTHPAVEEAVRVAQYLRLIERHREALPVDAAFWPARSFALDPWSTARQLLRWRDAALEAGWRTGSERARTALPPRLAALADLEDLAVVGVPGTADPLGRPATLSPGAADDLVEIVELLTAFADAGRTWPLGITELVLQEEPSALPGRWPELLALLAGAGVVLSGPGEDLSRRPELEVVQCLEEWTAADVAARFLAAAGEEPLTVLAASDTDVLDRALHRRGLPALGHVAPSTDRAHHQVLGLFLDVATAPVDVHQLAALLDLRLLPGADADAEPVGLVPAPARRALLGGLTREPGIGGPAWQAALTHLAHTEGGAGPVLDAAREIDSLVTDPLASDDLRPEAIARRLGWLAGRLRGVSRGRGDVLTSLAQVQTLRSVLSMLDPGTALSRRTLQQIIDACGGSGRSPRAGAEVSPWSVTTRPAQVRAGGGTVLWWGPAETGSTPVSWDPAEIRALEAAGARPLSSEHMASLQVDAALRGLRSAQRVVAVLPGRRLEQAPAPSGLLAHLEAALGRGEEDRRAPQDLITDGTWSLAGRSLPVTAPAPETFAPPASGPVRIGDAAHLLPEKLSFSQASTLIGCPHHWVLEYAFGIRPAQVAALPTGPPMIGTLVHAVVEHLVQEMFDEDLGGVPLSAPPDTRIREVFDALVPQFASELDLPGRSAEREDIRSRAVRSLHEFFRRMAEAGLRITGTESSFTRPLELPLARGPLTVAFGGSRDVDARDERGRPAVIDLKWARSRTGYDDLYDTSEAIQLASYAWSLGLEESPTVGYYLLRTGEFVAGDRALDPRGRAPMDVPGAWGRTVEAITAVLDEISGGTVRVGCRGLLEGAGLDPGAPYTAQAKAWDSARAAARAEGGLVVKSYCAGSDHAQLCGLTGDWR, encoded by the coding sequence ATGCGGATCGAGTTCGGCTGGTCGCTGGACGGTGCCTCCTGGGCCGACGCAGGGTCCGGCGGGTCGACGGGTCGGGTCCGGCAGGGGCCGCGCGGGCTCGTGGGCCTGCTGCAGACGAGGCTGGGGCTGACGCATCCCGCGGTCGAGGAGGCGGTGCGGGTCGCCCAGTACCTGCGGCTGATCGAGCGGCATCGGGAGGCGCTGCCGGTGGACGCCGCCTTCTGGCCCGCACGCTCCTTCGCGCTGGATCCGTGGAGCACCGCGCGGCAGCTGCTGCGCTGGCGGGATGCCGCCCTCGAGGCCGGGTGGCGCACCGGCTCGGAGAGGGCCCGGACCGCTCTGCCGCCGCGACTCGCGGCCCTGGCCGACCTCGAGGACCTCGCCGTGGTGGGGGTGCCCGGCACCGCGGACCCGCTCGGCCGCCCCGCGACGCTCTCCCCCGGCGCGGCGGATGATCTGGTCGAGATCGTGGAGCTGCTCACCGCCTTCGCCGACGCCGGCAGGACCTGGCCGCTGGGGATCACCGAGCTCGTCCTGCAGGAGGAGCCCTCCGCCCTTCCCGGCCGCTGGCCGGAGCTGCTGGCCCTGCTGGCCGGCGCCGGCGTCGTCCTGTCGGGCCCCGGCGAGGACCTGTCGCGCCGCCCCGAGCTCGAGGTCGTCCAGTGCCTCGAGGAGTGGACCGCGGCGGACGTCGCCGCCCGCTTCCTCGCCGCCGCCGGCGAAGAACCGCTCACGGTGCTCGCCGCCTCCGACACCGACGTCCTGGACCGGGCCCTGCACCGGCGCGGTCTGCCGGCGCTGGGGCATGTCGCGCCCTCGACCGATCGGGCGCATCACCAGGTCCTCGGCCTCTTCCTCGACGTCGCGACCGCCCCCGTCGACGTCCACCAGCTCGCCGCCCTGCTCGATCTGCGTCTCCTGCCCGGAGCGGACGCGGACGCCGAACCCGTCGGGCTGGTCCCCGCCCCCGCGCGGCGCGCCCTGCTCGGCGGCCTCACCCGCGAGCCCGGCATCGGCGGTCCCGCCTGGCAGGCCGCGCTCACGCACCTCGCCCACACCGAGGGCGGCGCCGGGCCGGTCCTCGACGCAGCCCGGGAGATCGACTCCCTGGTGACCGATCCGCTGGCCTCCGACGACCTCCGTCCCGAGGCGATCGCCCGGCGGCTGGGCTGGCTCGCAGGCCGTCTGCGCGGCGTCTCCCGGGGCCGCGGCGACGTGCTCACGAGCCTCGCCCAGGTGCAGACCCTGCGCAGCGTCCTGTCGATGCTCGACCCGGGAACGGCGCTGAGTCGTCGCACGCTCCAGCAGATCATCGACGCCTGCGGCGGCTCCGGCCGCTCCCCGCGCGCCGGGGCGGAGGTCTCCCCCTGGTCGGTGACCACCCGTCCGGCGCAGGTCCGCGCCGGCGGAGGCACTGTGCTGTGGTGGGGCCCGGCGGAGACGGGCTCCACCCCCGTCAGCTGGGACCCCGCGGAGATCCGCGCTCTCGAAGCCGCCGGCGCGCGGCCGCTGAGCTCCGAACACATGGCGTCTCTGCAGGTCGACGCCGCGCTGCGCGGGCTGCGATCCGCGCAGCGAGTGGTCGCGGTGCTCCCGGGGCGACGTCTCGAGCAGGCCCCCGCCCCGAGCGGGCTGCTGGCCCACCTGGAAGCCGCCCTCGGCCGTGGGGAGGAGGACCGTCGCGCCCCGCAGGACCTGATCACGGACGGCACCTGGTCCCTGGCCGGTCGCTCCCTCCCGGTGACGGCCCCGGCTCCGGAGACGTTCGCGCCGCCGGCCTCCGGCCCCGTGAGGATCGGCGACGCCGCGCATCTGCTGCCCGAGAAGCTCTCCTTCTCCCAGGCCTCGACCCTGATCGGCTGCCCGCACCACTGGGTGCTCGAGTACGCCTTCGGCATCCGGCCCGCGCAGGTCGCGGCCCTGCCCACCGGTCCACCGATGATCGGCACCCTGGTGCACGCCGTCGTCGAGCATCTCGTGCAGGAGATGTTCGACGAGGACCTCGGCGGGGTGCCGCTGTCCGCGCCGCCCGACACCCGGATCCGCGAGGTCTTCGACGCGCTGGTCCCGCAGTTCGCCTCCGAGCTCGACCTCCCCGGACGCTCCGCCGAGCGAGAGGACATCCGGTCCCGTGCCGTGCGCTCCCTGCACGAGTTCTTCCGTCGGATGGCGGAGGCCGGGCTGCGGATCACCGGCACCGAGAGCTCTTTCACCCGGCCCCTCGAGCTGCCGCTCGCGCGAGGGCCGCTCACCGTCGCCTTCGGCGGCAGCAGGGACGTCGACGCTCGTGACGAGCGCGGCCGCCCGGCCGTGATCGACCTGAAGTGGGCGCGCAGCCGCACGGGGTACGACGACCTCTACGACACCTCCGAGGCGATCCAGCTCGCCTCCTACGCGTGGTCGCTCGGGCTCGAGGAATCACCCACCGTCGGCTACTACCTGCTGCGCACCGGCGAGTTCGTCGCCGGGGACCGCGCGCTGGACCCGCGCGGGCGCGCACCCATGGACGTCCCCGGGGCCTGGGGGCGGACGGTCGAGGCGATCACCGCCGTCCTGGACGAGATCTCCGGCGGCACCGTGCGGGTGGGCTGCCGCGGACTGCTGGAAGGGGCGGGGCTCGATCCGGGCGCGCCCTACACCGCCCAGGCGAAGGCCTGGGACAGCGCCCGCGCCGCGGCCCGCGCCGAGGGCGGGCTCGTGGTCAAGAGCTATTGCGCCGGCAGCGACCATGCCCAGCTGTGCGGACTCACAGGAGACTGGCGATGA
- a CDS encoding MFS transporter yields MHETTPPAAPTAARTSWTPMIGLFLAQVLMSFNVAALPISLGGMVEDFSVPPTVASSTIVVYGLAVAALVMTGAKLGQRIGWTLIFRSVLVVFAASSLAMILSPTVTWVIIGQLLAGAAAAIIVPSLVALIAENYRGAQQATAVGSLGSARAFSGVSAFLIGGTLGTFVGWRPIFLITLALAIAVFVLSFSLRSDKGDPSVRIDLVASVLIGGAVVALTLGFNNLNGWGVLQAEEGAPFTVLGISPAPVLVVLGLVLGQLFFAWTRRRMSQGKVPLVDLSVLGSRQERSAVYAMFIIVSMEAAVNFSVPIYIQVVQGRTPLDTSLAMMPFNLTVFVTATLIVRFYHRFAPRRIALFSFALTTIALVWLSAVVTNNWETLPTILGLIVFGIGQGALVTLVFNVLVTASPKHLAGDVGSLRGTTQNLASAVGTAVMGAVLVMVLGVGVGRAVVDHPDLPEELVAQVDLDQVNFVSNDELDEVLQGTTATDAQVEAAVQLNEEQRLRTLKTGFLILAGISAVAALPASRLPKYVPEEIPDPEKS; encoded by the coding sequence ATGCATGAGACCACCCCGCCCGCCGCACCGACCGCCGCCCGGACCTCGTGGACGCCGATGATCGGCCTGTTCCTGGCCCAGGTGCTGATGTCCTTCAACGTCGCGGCGCTGCCGATCTCGCTCGGCGGGATGGTCGAGGACTTCTCGGTGCCGCCGACGGTCGCCAGCTCCACCATCGTCGTCTACGGCCTCGCGGTGGCCGCGCTGGTGATGACGGGCGCGAAGCTCGGCCAGCGCATCGGCTGGACCCTCATCTTCCGCTCCGTGCTGGTCGTCTTCGCCGCCTCCTCGCTGGCGATGATCCTCTCGCCCACGGTGACCTGGGTGATCATCGGGCAGCTGCTGGCCGGGGCGGCCGCCGCGATCATCGTGCCGTCCCTGGTCGCCCTCATCGCGGAGAACTACCGCGGGGCGCAGCAGGCCACCGCCGTCGGCTCCCTGGGCTCCGCTCGCGCCTTCTCCGGCGTCAGCGCCTTCCTGATCGGCGGCACCCTCGGCACCTTCGTCGGCTGGCGGCCGATCTTCCTGATCACGCTGGCCCTTGCGATCGCCGTGTTCGTCCTCAGCTTCAGCCTGCGGTCCGACAAGGGTGATCCCTCCGTCCGCATCGACCTGGTCGCCTCGGTCCTGATCGGCGGGGCGGTCGTGGCGCTCACCCTGGGGTTCAACAACCTCAATGGCTGGGGCGTGCTGCAGGCCGAGGAGGGAGCGCCGTTCACGGTGCTGGGGATCTCCCCCGCTCCCGTGCTGGTGGTGCTCGGGCTCGTGCTGGGTCAGCTCTTCTTCGCCTGGACCCGGCGCCGGATGTCGCAGGGCAAGGTGCCGCTGGTCGATCTCAGCGTGCTGGGCAGCCGCCAGGAGCGCTCGGCGGTGTACGCCATGTTCATCATCGTCTCGATGGAGGCGGCGGTGAACTTCTCGGTGCCGATCTACATCCAGGTGGTGCAGGGACGCACCCCGCTGGACACCTCGCTCGCGATGATGCCGTTCAACCTCACCGTGTTCGTCACCGCGACGCTGATCGTGCGCTTCTATCATCGCTTCGCGCCCCGCAGGATCGCCCTGTTCTCCTTCGCGCTGACCACGATCGCGCTGGTGTGGCTCTCGGCTGTGGTGACCAACAACTGGGAGACGCTGCCGACGATCCTGGGGCTGATCGTCTTCGGCATCGGCCAGGGCGCCCTGGTCACTCTGGTGTTCAACGTGCTGGTCACCGCGTCACCAAAGCATCTGGCCGGGGATGTCGGCTCCCTCCGCGGCACCACCCAGAACCTGGCCTCGGCGGTCGGCACCGCGGTGATGGGCGCCGTGCTGGTGATGGTGCTCGGCGTGGGCGTCGGGCGCGCCGTGGTGGATCATCCCGACCTGCCCGAGGAGCTGGTCGCGCAGGTCGACCTCGACCAGGTCAACTTCGTCAGCAACGACGAGCTGGACGAGGTCCTCCAGGGCACCACCGCCACCGATGCGCAAGTCGAGGCCGCGGTGCAGCTGAACGAGGAGCAGCGTCTGCGCACCTTGAAGACGGGCTTCCTGATCCTCGCCGGGATCAGTGCCGTCGCCGCCCTGCCGGCCTCGCGGCTGCCGAAGTACGTCCCGGAGGAGATCCCCGACCCCGAGAAGTCCTGA
- the glsA gene encoding glutaminase A → MFESDVQDIPQHALTGELPAEPRVTALLNQAHARWAEVTAGEVADYIPALAEADPALFGLSLTEVDGTVHRVGDTAAAFTIQSISKAFVLALVCEAIGHEEVHRIVGVNNTGLPFNSVIALELNDGSPMNPMVNAGAIATTALMPGTSAQEKWWTLHEGLSRFAGRSLELDERVLRSESASNHRNQGIADLLTSYDRLYADPAEMVDVYTRQCSLLVTADDLATMGATLADGGINPVTGERVVTPEVCRDTLSVLAACGMYELSGEWLFEIGLPAKSGVSGGIVAIAPGKGALGAFSPPLDRAGNSVRGQRACAALSRALGLNLFASRPHPAQEADSDA, encoded by the coding sequence GTGTTCGAATCCGATGTCCAGGACATCCCCCAGCACGCCCTGACCGGCGAGCTGCCCGCCGAGCCCCGCGTCACCGCGCTCCTGAACCAGGCGCACGCACGCTGGGCCGAGGTGACCGCGGGCGAGGTGGCGGACTACATCCCCGCCCTGGCCGAGGCCGATCCCGCCCTGTTCGGACTGTCCCTGACCGAGGTCGACGGCACCGTCCACCGGGTCGGCGACACCGCGGCCGCCTTCACGATCCAGTCGATCTCCAAAGCCTTCGTCCTCGCCCTGGTCTGCGAGGCGATCGGGCACGAAGAGGTCCACCGGATCGTCGGCGTGAACAACACCGGGCTGCCGTTCAACTCCGTCATCGCCCTCGAGCTCAACGACGGCAGCCCGATGAATCCGATGGTCAACGCCGGCGCCATCGCCACCACCGCGCTGATGCCGGGCACCAGCGCCCAGGAGAAGTGGTGGACCCTCCACGAGGGGCTCAGCCGATTCGCCGGCCGCTCCCTCGAGCTCGACGAGCGGGTCCTGCGCTCCGAATCCGCCTCGAACCACCGCAACCAGGGGATCGCGGACCTGCTGACGTCGTACGACCGCCTGTACGCGGATCCCGCGGAGATGGTCGACGTGTACACGCGCCAGTGCTCGCTGCTGGTGACGGCCGACGATCTCGCGACCATGGGCGCGACCCTCGCCGACGGCGGCATCAACCCCGTGACCGGCGAGCGGGTCGTCACCCCCGAGGTCTGCCGCGACACGCTGTCGGTGCTCGCCGCGTGCGGCATGTACGAGCTGTCCGGGGAATGGCTGTTCGAGATCGGCCTGCCCGCCAAGTCCGGGGTCTCCGGCGGCATCGTCGCGATCGCCCCCGGCAAGGGCGCGCTCGGAGCCTTCTCCCCTCCCCTGGACAGAGCCGGGAACAGCGTGCGCGGCCAGCGCGCCTGCGCCGCGCTCTCCCGCGCGCTCGGCCTGAATCTCTTCGCGTCCCGTCCCCACCCCGCGCAGGAGGCAGATAGCGATGCATGA
- a CDS encoding arylsulfatase: MTSPTTPSSPAAPNIVLVCVDQMRADAMGVAGNEHIDTPNLDDLARGGYRFTRAYSATPTCVPARVALFTGRSPASHGRYGYREGISFPDAYPVTLQSTLGAAGYQTYGVGKMHVFPDRARCGFDEVLLHDGFLHTSRRLSRGPSAAIDDYVEFLRRETGDPRADYQETGIGCNAMTARPWEREERLHPTRWVADQSFRFLERRDPSRPFFLYMSFHRPHAPFDPPAWLWDKYRGREFPDRPMGDWVPEFDEHRNDRASEAEFGAQKESTHQQVRAGYYGSIEFIDLQLNRLRETLYDHGLAQDTVIMFVSDHGDMMGDHDMYRKSVGYEGSARIPAVLHVPPRWRGSWGDPREVEAITELRDVMPTLLDLAGVEVPDGVDGVSLQAATRGAEGREHLHGEHLIGSLGRHSMQWIRSQRHKYLWFSGSGHEQLFDLEADPQESHDLAGDPALGEELARHRALLVASLRGREEGFVDGEELVPGRPLVSEAGWVREHAML; the protein is encoded by the coding sequence ATGACCTCCCCGACGACCCCGTCCTCCCCCGCGGCCCCGAACATCGTCCTGGTCTGCGTCGACCAGATGCGAGCCGACGCGATGGGCGTGGCGGGCAACGAGCACATCGACACCCCGAACCTCGATGACCTCGCACGGGGCGGGTACCGGTTCACCCGTGCCTATTCGGCGACCCCCACCTGCGTGCCCGCCCGGGTCGCGCTGTTCACCGGCAGATCGCCGGCCTCGCACGGGCGCTACGGGTACCGGGAGGGCATCTCCTTCCCCGACGCCTACCCCGTGACGCTGCAGTCCACCCTGGGAGCGGCCGGGTACCAGACCTACGGTGTGGGCAAGATGCACGTCTTCCCCGACCGGGCGCGGTGCGGCTTCGACGAGGTGCTGCTGCACGACGGTTTCCTGCACACCTCGCGCCGGCTGAGCCGCGGTCCCTCGGCGGCGATCGACGACTACGTCGAGTTCCTGCGCCGGGAGACCGGGGATCCGCGGGCCGACTACCAGGAGACCGGGATCGGCTGCAACGCGATGACCGCGCGGCCGTGGGAGCGCGAGGAGCGGCTGCACCCCACGCGCTGGGTGGCCGATCAGTCCTTCCGCTTCCTCGAGCGCCGCGACCCCTCCCGCCCGTTCTTCCTGTACATGTCCTTCCACCGGCCCCATGCGCCGTTCGATCCGCCGGCATGGCTGTGGGACAAGTATCGCGGGCGCGAGTTCCCGGACCGGCCGATGGGCGACTGGGTCCCGGAGTTCGACGAGCACCGCAATGACCGCGCCTCCGAGGCCGAGTTCGGGGCGCAGAAGGAGTCCACGCACCAGCAGGTGCGGGCCGGGTACTACGGCTCGATCGAGTTCATCGACCTGCAGCTGAACCGGCTGCGCGAGACGCTCTACGACCACGGTCTGGCCCAGGACACGGTGATCATGTTCGTCTCCGACCACGGCGACATGATGGGCGACCACGACATGTACCGGAAGTCCGTGGGTTACGAGGGCTCGGCCCGGATCCCCGCCGTGCTGCACGTGCCGCCCCGGTGGCGCGGGAGTTGGGGCGACCCGCGCGAGGTGGAGGCGATCACCGAGCTGCGCGATGTGATGCCGACGCTGCTGGACCTGGCCGGCGTCGAGGTGCCCGACGGCGTGGACGGTGTGAGCCTGCAGGCCGCCACGCGGGGCGCCGAAGGTCGCGAGCACCTCCACGGCGAGCACCTGATCGGCTCCCTGGGGCGCCACTCGATGCAGTGGATCCGCTCGCAGCGGCACAAGTACCTGTGGTTCTCCGGCAGCGGCCACGAGCAGCTGTTCGACCTCGAGGCCGATCCGCAGGAGAGCCACGACCTGGCCGGCGATCCCGCGCTGGGTGAGGAGCTCGCCCGGCATCGTGCACTGCTGGTCGCGTCGCTGCGCGGGCGGGAGGAGGGCTTCGTCGACGGCGAGGAGCTGGTGCCCGGCCGCCCCTTGGTCTCGGAGGCGGGCTGGGTGCGCGAGCACGCGATGCTCTGA
- a CDS encoding carbohydrate ABC transporter permease has translation MTTAGPTLRTSTSVQEADGARPPRPPRRLKRSEKIAMALGVLVLLPIALVWIYPFVWVFSSSLQSNAEIFASLNPFTSTLQLDNYIRAWTEADMGRYFLNTIFVTGVSILLSVTVNALLGYVLGRYVFPGKRLIYVLLALVVFLPEGYTVIPIFDLIDNLGLSGSLWGIALAEAGGVSVIVVLLFTGYFAQLPKELEEAAKMDGAGFLRIFARIYLPLARPVLATAVILQFMHAWNDFLLPLVLTLSQPDLRTLAVGIYSLQNQYFSDWGMMSAASTIALLPIILVFIALQKYFIESFSGAVKG, from the coding sequence ATGACCACCGCCGGCCCGACCCTGCGAACGAGCACGTCGGTCCAGGAGGCCGACGGCGCCCGCCCGCCGCGGCCACCGCGTCGCCTCAAGCGCTCCGAGAAGATCGCGATGGCGCTCGGGGTCCTCGTCCTGCTGCCGATCGCCCTGGTGTGGATCTATCCCTTCGTCTGGGTGTTCTCGAGCTCCCTGCAGTCCAATGCCGAGATCTTCGCCTCGCTGAACCCGTTCACCTCGACCCTGCAGCTGGACAACTACATCCGCGCCTGGACCGAAGCGGACATGGGCCGCTACTTCCTGAACACGATCTTCGTGACCGGGGTGTCGATCCTCCTCTCGGTGACCGTCAACGCCCTGCTGGGCTACGTCCTGGGCCGGTACGTCTTCCCCGGCAAGCGGCTCATCTACGTGCTGCTGGCGCTCGTGGTGTTCCTGCCCGAGGGGTACACGGTGATCCCTATCTTCGACCTGATCGACAACCTCGGGCTGTCCGGGAGCCTGTGGGGCATCGCCCTGGCCGAGGCGGGCGGCGTCAGCGTGATCGTCGTCCTGCTCTTCACCGGCTACTTCGCGCAGCTGCCGAAGGAGCTCGAGGAGGCCGCGAAGATGGACGGGGCGGGATTCCTGCGGATCTTCGCGCGCATCTACCTGCCGCTGGCCAGACCGGTTCTCGCCACCGCCGTGATCCTGCAGTTCATGCACGCGTGGAACGACTTCCTGCTGCCGCTGGTGCTCACGCTGTCCCAGCCGGACCTGCGCACCCTCGCCGTGGGGATCTACAGCCTGCAGAACCAGTACTTCAGCGACTGGGGAATGATGTCGGCGGCCTCGACGATCGCCCTGCTGCCCATCATCCTCGTCTTCATCGCCCTCCAGAAGTACTTCATCGAATCGTTCTCCGGTGCCGTGAAAGGTTGA
- a CDS encoding carbohydrate ABC transporter permease translates to MAVAPPPARASRARRKDLLWIYLFILPGLALTSMFIFYPMGASWYFSLTEWNGFSDAKAFVGLANYRELIGDGFFWGSFGRSMIFVLIGVPLRVGLALILAIVLNNVIRGRLSTFFRTVFFLPVMAAASVIGVVLTFVLSPGNGPIALLLETTGLTDTPVEFLSDPDLALWSTLLLHTWKNFGMTLIYWLAALQTVPPEYYEAAEVDGAGAVQRLIRITLPILLPFAVIIIVLTANENLHAFALIQALTGGGPYYASEVVEVYIFRTAFAPDAAGGVPRLGYASAAGCFFGMATLIIALLQAWALKLVAAQRARLDR, encoded by the coding sequence ATGGCTGTCGCGCCCCCACCCGCCCGGGCATCCCGTGCCCGGCGGAAGGACTTGCTGTGGATCTACCTGTTCATCCTGCCCGGCTTGGCGCTGACCAGCATGTTCATTTTCTACCCGATGGGTGCGTCCTGGTACTTCTCGCTGACGGAGTGGAACGGGTTCAGCGATGCGAAGGCCTTCGTCGGCCTGGCGAACTACCGCGAGCTGATCGGTGACGGCTTCTTCTGGGGCTCGTTCGGGCGGTCGATGATCTTCGTCCTGATCGGGGTGCCGCTGCGGGTCGGGTTGGCGCTCATCCTCGCGATCGTGCTGAACAACGTCATCCGAGGGCGGCTGTCGACCTTCTTCCGCACCGTGTTCTTCCTGCCCGTCATGGCCGCCGCATCGGTGATCGGCGTCGTGCTCACCTTCGTCCTCTCCCCCGGCAACGGACCGATCGCGCTCCTCCTCGAGACGACGGGGCTCACGGACACGCCGGTGGAGTTCCTCTCCGACCCGGACCTCGCGCTGTGGAGCACGCTGCTGCTGCACACCTGGAAGAACTTCGGGATGACGCTGATCTACTGGCTCGCCGCCCTGCAGACCGTCCCGCCCGAGTACTACGAGGCCGCCGAGGTCGACGGTGCCGGAGCGGTCCAGCGGCTGATCCGGATCACGCTGCCGATCCTGCTCCCCTTCGCGGTCATCATCATCGTCCTCACCGCGAACGAGAACCTCCACGCCTTCGCACTGATCCAGGCGCTGACCGGAGGCGGGCCGTACTACGCCTCCGAGGTGGTCGAGGTGTACATCTTCCGGACCGCCTTCGCCCCGGACGCCGCCGGAGGCGTGCCGAGACTGGGATACGCCTCGGCCGCCGGATGCTTCTTCGGGATGGCGACACTGATCATCGCCCTCCTGCAGGCATGGGCCTTGAAACTCGTCGCCGCCCAGAGAGCGAGGCTCGATCGATGA
- a CDS encoding ABC transporter substrate-binding protein codes for MPDDDARTTFRRRSVLGATAVMATGLSACSVETGSESGTEGRTSSDFTFEFDADATDSTQLTWMDSGDLKALFIEPVIAEFGEQHPDITTKYDGAGWEQVNQVVPLGIRNGSAPDVFALPENVPPETAIGEDWVRPIDDVIPDFEQWRAGFPETALINGIHVFDGRVYSWPLNSTRRLDITQYISHEAASAAGVEVPVESVSTWEDLRSLAQEITATGTPGILSTADHLHYVVANLANTAGWLGNSDGMNMRTGSFEYSAPEYLEALEFIRSMIEDGSFVPGYLTLKDADARAQFPTGLAGISLNGPWDIVPWDEDHPDFEYTILPLPSPDGSSYTIPYRETGSNMAWLYADSPNTDAAVAVLKFMGTLEGQRAMVELSGGFLVSTIEEANTSADPELLHPQAKKVTDMAIEYMRACPQFEIRNPDAGAVTLQLEPANPGISATIEGILTGQLPDAGAALEDLDARLTEAMEKAFDEARAGGAEVDIGELQFPNWDPARDYSADDYAALGE; via the coding sequence ATGCCCGACGACGACGCCCGCACCACGTTCCGCCGACGCTCCGTGCTCGGTGCCACCGCTGTCATGGCCACCGGATTGAGTGCCTGCTCCGTCGAGACGGGTTCGGAGTCAGGGACGGAGGGGAGGACCTCGAGCGACTTCACGTTCGAGTTCGACGCCGACGCCACGGATTCCACGCAGCTGACCTGGATGGACTCCGGTGATCTCAAGGCCCTGTTCATCGAACCCGTGATCGCGGAGTTCGGTGAGCAGCACCCCGACATCACCACGAAGTACGACGGGGCCGGGTGGGAGCAGGTCAACCAGGTCGTCCCGCTCGGGATCCGCAACGGCTCGGCACCCGACGTCTTCGCGCTCCCCGAGAACGTGCCGCCGGAGACGGCGATCGGGGAGGACTGGGTGCGGCCGATCGACGACGTCATCCCCGACTTCGAGCAGTGGCGGGCAGGGTTCCCCGAGACCGCCCTGATCAACGGCATCCACGTCTTCGACGGCAGGGTCTACAGCTGGCCGCTGAACTCGACCCGACGCCTGGACATCACCCAGTACATCTCCCACGAGGCGGCGTCGGCCGCCGGCGTCGAGGTCCCCGTCGAGTCCGTCTCGACCTGGGAGGACCTGAGGTCCCTGGCGCAGGAGATCACTGCGACGGGAACCCCGGGCATCCTCTCCACCGCCGACCACCTCCACTACGTGGTCGCGAACCTCGCGAACACGGCGGGATGGCTGGGCAACTCCGACGGCATGAACATGCGGACCGGGTCGTTCGAGTACTCGGCCCCGGAGTACCTCGAAGCGCTCGAGTTCATCCGGTCGATGATCGAGGACGGCTCCTTCGTACCCGGCTATCTGACGCTCAAGGACGCCGACGCCCGGGCGCAGTTCCCCACCGGACTGGCGGGGATCTCCTTGAACGGGCCCTGGGACATCGTCCCGTGGGACGAGGACCACCCGGACTTCGAGTACACCATCCTGCCGCTGCCCTCCCCGGACGGCTCCTCCTACACGATCCCCTACCGCGAGACCGGCTCCAACATGGCCTGGCTCTACGCGGACAGCCCGAACACCGACGCCGCGGTGGCCGTCCTGAAGTTCATGGGGACCCTGGAGGGGCAGCGGGCGATGGTCGAGCTCTCCGGTGGGTTCCTCGTCTCCACGATCGAGGAGGCGAACACGTCGGCCGACCCCGAGCTCCTCCATCCTCAGGCGAAGAAGGTCACCGACATGGCGATCGAGTACATGCGCGCCTGCCCGCAGTTCGAGATCCGCAATCCCGATGCCGGCGCGGTCACGCTGCAGCTGGAACCGGCGAACCCGGGCATCTCCGCGACCATCGAAGGCATCCTCACCGGGCAGCTGCCGGACGCCGGCGCCGCGCTCGAGGACCTCGACGCACGACTGACCGAGGCCATGGAGAAGGCCTTCGACGAGGCCCGGGCCGGAGGCGCGGAGGTCGACATCGGCGAGCTGCAGTTCCCGAACTGGGACCCCGCCCGGGACTACAGCGCAGACGACTACGCCGCGCTCGGGGAGTGA